One stretch of Malus domestica chromosome 14, GDT2T_hap1 DNA includes these proteins:
- the LOC103454152 gene encoding uncharacterized protein, whose amino-acid sequence MNGRLSKLGTALTVVFAVTLAALVAQLFFLLWRRRKSRFPTRIGPHEAHHSNQPPSSLQRNIDVDVDEAFKWQQGLYGVSSRVLFTIAEEEEREGLDSETPTTTYSSCAEKEAMTATTVVLDVAVTVTVEVEEETPPFTTPCASPPYYTPSPSPSRDFVV is encoded by the coding sequence ATGAATGGTCGTCTTAGCAAGCTCGGGACTGCGCTCACTGTAGTGTTTGCGGTCACTCTCGCTGCCCTCGTAGCGCagctcttcttcctcctctggcGGCGAAGGAAGTCCCGGTTTCCGACCCGCATCGGGCCCCACGAAGCTCATCATAGCAACCAACCACCTAGCTCACTGCAACGCAACATCGACGTGGACGTGGACGAGGCGTTCAAGTGGCAGCAGGGACTGTACGGCGTGTCGTCGAGGGTGCTGTTCACGATCgcggaggaggaagagagagagggtctGGACTCGGAGACGCCTACAACGACGTATTCATCTTGTGCGGAGAAAGAGGCGATGACGGCGACGACGGTGGTACTGGATGTAGCTGTGACTGTGACAGTAGAGGTGGAGGAGGAAACGCCGCCGTTCACGACTCCTTGTGCTTCGCCTCCGTACTATACTCCTTCGCCTTCTCCTAGTCGTGATTTTGTAGTCTGA
- the LOC103424284 gene encoding NDR1/HIN1-like protein 3 has translation MSEKQAHLNGAYYGPSIPPKSQSYHRPGRDGGGCLGCCCSCIFGLVFKLIMTAVVFMGLAFFVFWLIVRPNRVKFHVTDATLTQFNFSNDNTLHYNLALNLTIRNPNKKIGIYYDRIETRAFYEDQRFSTVTLTPFYQGHKQTNVLNPVFQGQQVVQGSKLLSEYNQQKSTGIYEIDLKIYLRIRFKFGLIKTGKFKPKIECDLKVPMTQNGNSVGTFQTTKCDVDYF, from the coding sequence ATGTCAGAGAAACAAGCCCATTTAAACGGGGCCTACTACGGCCCATCAATCCCTCCCAAATCCCAATCCTACCATCGCCCCGGCCGCGATGGAGGCGGATGCCTCGGCTGCTGCTGCAGCTGCATCTTCGGCCTTGTCTTCAAGCTCATCATGACCGCCGTCGTCTTCATGGGGTTGGCGTTCTTCGTCTTTTGGCTCATCGTCCGCCCTAACCGTGTCAAGTTCCACGTCACGGATGCCACCCTCACGCAGTTCAACTTCTCCAACGACAACACCCTCCACTACAACCTCGCCCTCAACCTCACCATCCGGAACCCTAACAAGAAGATCGGTATTTACTACGACCGCATCGAGACCCGGGCCTTTTACGAGGATCAGAGGTTCAGCACGGTTACCTTGACGCCTTTCTACCAAGGGCACAAGCAAACGAACGTGCTGAACCCCGTGTTCCAAGGCCAGCAAGTGGTTCAAGGCTCAAAGTTGCTTTCCGAGTACAATCAGCAGAAGAGTACCGGGATTTACGAGATCGATTTGAAAATTTATCTTCGGATTCGGTTCAAATTCGGATTGATCAAGACTGGCAAGTTCAAGCCCAAGATTGAATGCGACTTGAAGGTTCCTATGACTCAGAACGGAAATTCAGTTGGCACTTTCCAGACTACCAAGTGCGACGTTGATTACTTCTAA